The genomic stretch TTGAAGTTCGATGATGTTGCACTTGTTGCATTCGTTAGCGCAGATACTTTCTTGAATGGAGATGAATTTAATACATCATTTGAAGCCTTTAAATATTTAAGGCAATCTGCATTTGAAATATTCCCCAGGGATATTTTTATCCAGACTTACGAAAAAGATAATTATATACTTGAAAACTTTAAAAAGGATAATGAACTTGGATTTATCAAAACCGAATTATCATTTAGATATGAATTATATTACCCGCCATTTGCCTATTTATATGAAATTAGATTTAGTGAGCGGATTGATAGGGGCTTATTAAAACTTGATGATCCTGATGCAAAAGTTTACGGACCTGCTGAGAGAATAGAGGATGGCAAAAAGTTCTATGAGATTAGTATAAGAACAAAATTAAAGCCAAAAGAATTTTACAATAGTTTAAGTGAGGTTAATCAAAAGAGAATTAGATCTTTAAGAGTCTATCCTGCACCATCAATTGTAGATTACAAAGACTTTTGAAATTTGATTTACTAAAAGAGGGGGCACATCCACCCCCTCGAATAACTTTTATCGTGATCCAAGCACAACTTCAAAGTTCATTATCTTACCGTTTCTTGATACAGTAATATTAACCTTGTCGTTTGGCGAATAGTTTCTTATTGTTGAAATAAGGTCATCTGAAGTCTTAATTGCCTTATCATTAACTGCAGTTATAATATCGTGTTTTCTAATGCCAGCGATATATGCTGGACTTCCTACAACTACATCTGCAACAAATGCGCCTTCTGTATATTTTATGTTATACGCATTTGCAAGTTCTTGCGTCATTGTTGTAACTTTAACTCCTAAGTAGGGCCACTTAACGCTTCCAGTTTTTAAAATGCTATCTATAACCCTTTTTGCCGTATTTGAAGAAACAGCGAATCCTAATCCCTGTGCATTTTGATATATCATCGTGTTTATACCTATTACTTCGCCTTTAAGGTTTACAAGAGGCCCACCGCTATTCCCAGGGTTTATTGCAGCGTCTGTTTGAATGACTCCATACATTGTGCTATCGCCTGTATCTATATTCCTTTCGACTGCAGAGATCACGCCCAATGTAACAGTATGGTCTAATCCATATGGGTTTCCGATTGCAATTACGAATTCGCCAACCTTGGCTTTTGAAGAGTCTCCAAGTGTTGCTGTAGGTAAATCTGTTGCATTAATTTTTACAAGTGCAAGGTCTGATGTTGGGTCTGTTCCCAAAACCTCCCCTTTGTATGTCTTTCCGTTTGAAAGAGTTACCTCAATCTTTGTTGCGTCTGCTATTACATGGTTATTAGTTAGAATAAGCCCATCACTTCTAATAATGACACCCGAACCTAAACCTTGCTGAGGAATAATCTGGAAAAAGAATGGATCGATAATCTGTGTAGTAGAAACAATTTTTACGACTGCAGGGGAAATTTTATTTGCAATTTCTTCAACCTGGCTTTGTATATCTACAAGATTTGTAGGTACTTGAACAGTTGTTTGATTTGACCCTGTTTGAGTACCAATTGATTGATTTGCAACCCATGGGAAAAGCGTTGGATTCTTAAATACTATGAAAGTTCCAAAAATTCCTCCGATAATGCTTCCAATGATGATACCTACAACAAGGTAAACAATCCAACTTCTGTGTTCCTGGTGTTCAAATTCATCCATATTCTCACCTCCGCTAATCAAATTATATACCCAATCGCAAAGATTTTACAGATAAATTGTGAATAAATTATGAATATGCTACTCTTCGAGCATCTTTTCTTTAATTTCTTTGACTGCCCTATCAATCTTAATGCGAAGGTATCCGAGGTTTACTTTCCTTGTGGAAACTACTGCAAGGAAACCGTTGCCAATAGAAGAGAAAATTATAAAATCTGTTTCTGTTTCAATAAGAACGTGTTTTACTTTCCCTGAGCCGAGTACCTTTGCGGTTGTTACACTATTTCTGAAACTTGTTGCACACATTCCTGCAACTGCATCGGGATCAAGGTCCTGTGGAAGTTTTGCTTCAACTATTAAGCCATCTGTACTTACAACTGCAACACCTCTAACTCCTTCAATTTGTGCAAGCTCATTTAGTATGTTGTCCATTTGTTCCTCCCCTTCCTTGCATTATTTCAATGCAATGCGGTATTGCTTCTTTTATTACATTAAGTGATTCGATCGCTCCTTTTGGATTGCCTGGTAAATTTATTATCAGGGTATCATTCCTTATTCCAGAAATGCCCCTTGAAAGAATTGATGTCTTTACACTTTTAAAATTTTCCATTCTCATCGCTTCCGAAAAACCAGGCATTTCTTTTTGTATTACATCTCTTGTTGCTTCAGGTGTCACATCTCGCTTTGAAGGTCCTGTCCCTCCGCTTGTTAAAATTAAATCTACTTTCAGAACATCTGCATAATAAATCATTTTGTCTCTTAGAAGCTCTCTTTCATCGG from Caldisericum sp. encodes the following:
- a CDS encoding trypsin-like peptidase domain-containing protein; amino-acid sequence: MDEFEHQEHRSWIVYLVVGIIIGSIIGGIFGTFIVFKNPTLFPWVANQSIGTQTGSNQTTVQVPTNLVDIQSQVEEIANKISPAVVKIVSTTQIIDPFFFQIIPQQGLGSGVIIRSDGLILTNNHVIADATKIEVTLSNGKTYKGEVLGTDPTSDLALVKINATDLPTATLGDSSKAKVGEFVIAIGNPYGLDHTVTLGVISAVERNIDTGDSTMYGVIQTDAAINPGNSGGPLVNLKGEVIGINTMIYQNAQGLGFAVSSNTAKRVIDSILKTGSVKWPYLGVKVTTMTQELANAYNIKYTEGAFVADVVVGSPAYIAGIRKHDIITAVNDKAIKTSDDLISTIRNYSPNDKVNITVSRNGKIMNFEVVLGSR
- a CDS encoding roadblock/LC7 domain-containing protein, whose protein sequence is MDNILNELAQIEGVRGVAVVSTDGLIVEAKLPQDLDPDAVAGMCATSFRNSVTTAKVLGSGKVKHVLIETETDFIIFSSIGNGFLAVVSTRKVNLGYLRIKIDRAVKEIKEKMLEE
- a CDS encoding MogA/MoaB family molybdenum cofactor biosynthesis protein; amino-acid sequence: MNDYKLKVAVIIASDTRSAGINKDETIPLLKKFVEDEGWILIDASIVPDERELLRDKMIYYADVLKVDLILTSGGTGPSKRDVTPEATRDVIQKEMPGFSEAMRMENFKSVKTSILSRGISGIRNDTLIINLPGNPKGAIESLNVIKEAIPHCIEIMQGRGGTNGQHTK